The nucleotide window CACGGCGACTTGAGCGAGTACAACGTCGTCTTCGACGAGGGCCAACTCGTCGTCATCGACCTCGGACAGGCCGTGACGGTCCACCACCCCAACAGCCGCGAGTTCTTGGAACGCGACTGTCGGAACGTGGCGAACTTCTTCTCGAGACAGGGGCTCGACGTGACCGAAGCCGAGTTACTCGAGTTCGTCACGGGTCCGGAGCCGGATCCGTCTCGAGACTGAGCTCTACCCGTCCGAAGCCGCCGTCCCGAACGGCTTAGTGGCTCGCCACCGCCGACTGTGGTATGCACATCGGAGTCGTTTCGGACACCCACGACAACGTCGCGGCGATCGAGCGCGCAACCGAGATTTTCGACGAAGAGGGCGTCGAAATCGTCATCCACTGTGGCGACTTCGTCGCGCCGTTGATGATCGACTACTTCAGCGAGTTCGAACTCCACGGCGTGCTCGGGAACAACGACGGCGACGCCGCGACGCTCCAGTCGGCGTTCGACGCGCTGGGCGGTGAAAGCGAACTACATGGCCGATTCTCGAGCCTCGAGTTCGACGGGCTCTCGTTTGCCGTCCTCCACGGCGAGAGTACGGACGAGGTCGAAGCGATCGCGGCCGGCGAGACGTTCGATTTCGTCTGCTATGGCCACCACCACGAGCGGGAGCTGTCCGAACAGGGGCGCACGACGGTTCTCAATCCCGGCGCACACGTGCTGGCGAAGTCCGAGGCCGACCGAACGGTCGCGATCGTGGATACGCGTACGGAGGCGGTGCGATTCCGCTCGGTCGAGCCGTAACCGATCCCGCGAGATGCGCCGTGGCGGTGTGTGTCCGTCACTTGCAGGGGTTTCGGTGTCGGACCAAGGTCTTAACCTCGCCCAGCCAGTATCGTGGATATATGCAACACGTGAAGATTCCGCAGGA belongs to Natronorubrum aibiense and includes:
- a CDS encoding metallophosphoesterase, translating into MHIGVVSDTHDNVAAIERATEIFDEEGVEIVIHCGDFVAPLMIDYFSEFELHGVLGNNDGDAATLQSAFDALGGESELHGRFSSLEFDGLSFAVLHGESTDEVEAIAAGETFDFVCYGHHHERELSEQGRTTVLNPGAHVLAKSEADRTVAIVDTRTEAVRFRSVEP